Below is a window of Helicobacteraceae bacterium DNA.
CGGTCTGCTCAATATCGCCTACGAGATGTTCAAAGACGAGCGCGATATTAACGAGTATATGATTGAAAAGCCGTGCGATTCGTGCGGGGGTCGTCGCCTGCGCCCCGAAAGCCTAGCGGTGCGCGTCGCCGGAATTACTATCGGCGAGGCGATCGATATGCCAATCGACGAGGCGTCGGCGTTTTTTAGCGACGAAAGTAAATTCGCCAATCTAAGCGATCAGCAAAAGACAATCGCTGCGCCGATCTTAAAGGAGATCAGAGAGCGGCTGTTTTTCCTAAACGACGTGGGGCTTGGCTATCTGTGCTTAGGGCGCGACGCGAGGACGATCAGCGGCGGCGAAAGCCAGCGAATCCGCATAGCGAGCCAGATAGGAAGCGGTCTTACGGGCGTGATGTACGTGCTAGACGAGCCGTCGATCGGCTTGCACGAGCGCGACACCGTTAAGTTGATTAGAACGTTAAAAAATCTGCGCGATCGCGGCAACTCCGTAATGGTAGTCGAACACGACAAAGAGACGATCGCGAGCGCCGATTTCGTGATCGATATTGGACCGGGCGCGGGCGGATTCGGCGGCGAGGTGGTTTTTGCGGGCGAGCTCGACGCGTTAAAAACGGCGAATACGGCGACGGCTGACTACTTATACGGACGCAAACGCATTGATCGCGCCAAATATAGAGAACAGACCGATTGGCTGGAGATCAAAAACGTAACGCTAAACAACCTTAACGATCTATCGATCAAACTGCCGCTTCGCAATTTCGTCGCGGTTACGGGGGTGAGCGGCAGCGGCAAAAGCACGCTAATTTTGCAAACCCTGTTGCCTGTGGCGCAGGAGCTGCTAAACCACGCGCGCAAGATCAAAAAGATTCAAGGGGTAACGATCGAGGGCATGGAGCATTTAGATAAGGTAATCTACCTCGACCAGTCGCCGATCGGGCGCACGCCGCGCAGTATCCCCGCGACATACACGGGCATGATGGACGATATTCGCGCGCTGTTCGCGCAGACGAAAGAGGCGAAAATGCGCGGCTACGGGGCGAGCCGTTTTAGTTTCAACGTCAAAGGCGGGCGGTGCGAAAGCTGCCAAGGCGACGGCGAGATCAAGATAGAGATGCACTTTCTGCCCGACATTATGGTCAAGTGCGACGCTTGCCGCGGAAGCCGCTTCAACCCGCAGACGCTAGAGGTCAAATACAGGGGCAAGACAATCGCGGACGCGCTAAATATGACGGTGGACGAGGCGCTGGAGTTTTTTGCGAGCCACCGCAAAATCTCCCAAAAACTCCAAACGCTGCAAAGCGTGGGTATGGGTTACGTTATGTTAGGGCAAAACGGCGTAACGCTATCTGGCGGCGAGGCGCAACGAATCAAGCTTTCAAAAGAGCTGTCGAGAATGGATACGGGACGGACGCTCTATATTCTCGACGAGCCTACGACCGGTCTGCATTTTGCCGACGTGGATAAACTCGTAGCCGTTTTGCAACACTTAACCGATCTGGGCAATTCGGTGATCGTGATCGAACATAATATGGACGTAATTAAAAACGCCGATTGGATCGTCGATCTAGGACCGGAAGGCGGGCGCGGCGGCGGACGGCTGATCGCCGAAGGATCGCCCGCCGTCGTAGCAAAAGAGCATAAAACTACGGGCAGTTACACGGGATTTTTTCTCGA
It encodes the following:
- the uvrA gene encoding excinuclease ABC subunit UvrA, with protein sequence MIDHIDIRGARENNLKNINLKIPKNKLVVITGISGSGKSTLAFKTLYAEGQRRYVESLSSYARQFLDRVGKPDVDKIEGLTPAIAIDQKTTSKNPRSTVGTITEIYDYLRLLYARIGVQHCHLCGKPISRMSASDIVEQTLKLPENSKIIIAAPIVKEKKGSFHDEIESLRQKGFVRAQIDGVTARLDEEIELAKNKKHTIIAIVDRAVVKPENADRIASAVERALKESFGQAEIEVENAEEVGAAKRYHYSEHLACFDCKVSFEPLEPLSFSFNLPKGACPACDGLGARYAINAQKIITPSLSIAGGAVKIFYKNSYYDKFLIAFCEQANINIRVPFETLPEHEQKAILHGSITEVSFHWKYHLIEKQWSGLLNIAYEMFKDERDINEYMIEKPCDSCGGRRLRPESLAVRVAGITIGEAIDMPIDEASAFFSDESKFANLSDQQKTIAAPILKEIRERLFFLNDVGLGYLCLGRDARTISGGESQRIRIASQIGSGLTGVMYVLDEPSIGLHERDTVKLIRTLKNLRDRGNSVMVVEHDKETIASADFVIDIGPGAGGFGGEVVFAGELDALKTANTATADYLYGRKRIDRAKYREQTDWLEIKNVTLNNLNDLSIKLPLRNFVAVTGVSGSGKSTLILQTLLPVAQELLNHARKIKKIQGVTIEGMEHLDKVIYLDQSPIGRTPRSIPATYTGMMDDIRALFAQTKEAKMRGYGASRFSFNVKGGRCESCQGDGEIKIEMHFLPDIMVKCDACRGSRFNPQTLEVKYRGKTIADALNMTVDEALEFFASHRKISQKLQTLQSVGMGYVMLGQNGVTLSGGEAQRIKLSKELSRMDTGRTLYILDEPTTGLHFADVDKLVAVLQHLTDLGNSVIVIEHNMDVIKNADWIVDLGPEGGRGGGRLIAEGSPAVVAKEHKTTGSYTGFFLDKEFNS